In Paraflavitalea devenefica, the following are encoded in one genomic region:
- the mutY gene encoding A/G-specific adenine glycosylase produces MKPIFTEKLLDWNKSQNTRSMPWKGEKDPYKIWLSEIILQQTRVEQGLAYYERFIVAFPTIEDLAKAPEKKVFKLWEGLGYYTRCRNLIATAQKVVKEYKGKFPSTYDAIKELKGIGPYTAAAIASFAFNEPKAVVDGNVQRVIARYFGISTPIDTTAGKKLYQELATALLDMEMPGIYNQAIMDFGAVICKPQNPLCTVCPQQTDCEAFKHDLVKQLPVKEKSLSKKERWFYYFIIRYEDRFYIRQRADKDIWQDLHEFVLYEATAAVQETFQDLTFLKKLLGKQSYSVSHISKVYHQQLTHQLIHGQFITVTTQKPVAALKDYVLIDKKQLKQYAFPRMINTFLEEKSSLAQLF; encoded by the coding sequence ATGAAACCAATATTCACTGAAAAGCTTCTAGACTGGAATAAAAGCCAAAATACCCGCTCTATGCCCTGGAAAGGAGAAAAGGATCCTTACAAAATATGGCTGAGCGAGATCATTTTACAGCAAACAAGAGTAGAACAGGGACTGGCCTATTATGAAAGATTTATCGTTGCATTTCCTACGATAGAAGATCTTGCCAAAGCACCTGAGAAAAAAGTATTTAAGTTGTGGGAAGGATTGGGTTATTATACACGTTGCAGAAATCTTATCGCTACTGCACAGAAAGTAGTGAAGGAGTATAAAGGAAAATTTCCTTCTACGTATGATGCCATTAAAGAGTTGAAAGGTATTGGGCCCTACACGGCTGCTGCCATTGCCTCTTTTGCTTTTAATGAACCCAAAGCTGTTGTAGATGGTAATGTACAGCGTGTGATAGCCCGTTATTTTGGTATTTCCACACCTATTGATACTACAGCAGGAAAGAAGCTGTACCAGGAGCTGGCAACGGCCTTATTGGATATGGAGATGCCAGGCATTTATAACCAGGCGATCATGGATTTTGGCGCTGTGATCTGCAAGCCGCAAAACCCTTTGTGCACGGTCTGCCCCCAACAAACCGATTGTGAAGCGTTTAAACACGATCTTGTAAAGCAATTACCAGTTAAGGAAAAGAGCCTGTCGAAGAAAGAGCGCTGGTTCTATTATTTTATCATCCGGTATGAAGACCGGTTCTATATCCGGCAACGGGCAGATAAAGATATCTGGCAAGACCTGCATGAGTTTGTTTTGTATGAAGCCACTGCTGCTGTGCAGGAGACTTTCCAGGACCTGACGTTCTTAAAGAAGTTATTAGGCAAGCAATCATATTCGGTCAGTCATATTAGTAAAGTTTATCATCAGCAGCTTACCCACCAGCTTATTCATGGACAGTTTATCACTGTTACGACGCAGAAGCCTGTAGCTGCATTAAAGGATTATGTATTGATTGATAAAAAACAATTAAAACAGTATGCTTTCCCACGCATGATCAATACTTTCCTGGAGGAGAAGTCGTCGCTGGCACAATTATTTTAA
- a CDS encoding single-stranded DNA-binding protein, which translates to MRGVNRVMLIGNLGRDPDVQYLEGNIAVAKFPLATTETFKDRAGKLISQTEWHTVVLWRGLAELAQKYLHKGSLVYIEGRLRTRSWEDKEGNKKFATEVVGDNLIMLDKRTDGAGHHGQHPNTHGENIEGFNADVPPLGEPSQDLPF; encoded by the coding sequence ATGAGAGGCGTTAACAGGGTTATGCTCATTGGCAATTTAGGAAGAGACCCGGATGTACAGTACCTGGAAGGTAATATTGCAGTGGCTAAGTTTCCATTGGCTACCACAGAAACATTCAAGGACAGGGCAGGCAAGCTGATTTCCCAGACCGAATGGCATACGGTTGTGTTGTGGAGGGGATTGGCAGAGCTGGCCCAGAAATACCTGCACAAAGGGAGTTTAGTGTATATAGAAGGCCGCCTCCGCACACGTAGCTGGGAAGATAAGGAAGGCAATAAGAAGTTTGCTACTGAGGTGGTGGGCGATAACCTGATTATGCTGGACAAGAGAACGGATGGCGCCGGCCACCATGGACAACATCCAAATACACATGGCGAGAATATAGAAGGATTTAATGCCGATGTTCCTCCCCTGGGCGAACCTTCACAGGACCTGCCTTTTTAA
- the gldE gene encoding gliding motility-associated protein GldE, with the protein MDNPFPCLLSGNVWQPVLLAVNVQATTILSAVVLFLLLISFFISGAKVAFFSLTYRDVNMLKTKQDSGWKRIANLLEEPRVLQASLVIANTLINIAIIILASFLIDPIFTFKQDGWFVQFLVYAIKVVVITAVLVLFGEILPKVRANQNNLRSAYESSFLVEVIYYLFKRMAGWLVHLSDRVEKVFGGRASRAYVQKQLEEEIRSTIHEEEEQRILAGIHKFANITVKQVMRTRLDVSGVEHGISFKALKKVVEELHYSRLPVYKGNLDTIEGIVHTKDLITHLNEPDDFEWQTLLRPPYFVHEQKYIEDLLTEFQGKRIHFAVVVDEFGGTSGIITLEDILEEIIGEIRDEFDEEESGNKKIDDATYIFEGRTMIHDVCRIMNLPADTFEQVKGDSDSLAGLILEFSGEIPKAEDVIVIGDFEFTILEIDRNRIKKVKVTIKPGTV; encoded by the coding sequence TTGGATAATCCTTTCCCGTGTTTATTGTCTGGCAATGTATGGCAGCCCGTATTATTGGCGGTGAACGTACAAGCCACTACCATATTGTCTGCAGTGGTATTATTCCTGTTACTGATCTCTTTTTTTATTTCAGGGGCCAAGGTGGCCTTTTTTTCCCTTACCTACCGGGATGTGAATATGCTTAAAACGAAGCAGGATTCCGGCTGGAAACGCATTGCCAACCTGCTGGAAGAGCCAAGGGTATTACAGGCATCCCTGGTGATCGCCAATACCCTGATCAATATTGCCATTATTATCCTGGCCAGCTTCCTGATAGACCCCATTTTCACTTTTAAACAGGATGGCTGGTTTGTACAGTTCCTGGTATATGCCATTAAGGTGGTGGTGATCACTGCGGTGCTTGTTTTATTCGGGGAAATATTGCCCAAGGTAAGGGCCAACCAGAATAACCTCCGCTCGGCCTATGAATCCTCTTTCCTGGTAGAAGTGATCTATTACCTTTTCAAACGGATGGCCGGCTGGCTGGTACATTTGTCAGACCGGGTAGAGAAGGTATTTGGCGGCAGGGCTTCCCGCGCTTATGTACAGAAACAACTGGAAGAAGAGATACGGTCCACCATCCATGAAGAAGAAGAACAACGCATACTGGCAGGTATTCACAAGTTTGCCAATATCACGGTAAAGCAGGTCATGCGCACCCGGCTGGATGTAAGCGGCGTGGAGCATGGCATTAGCTTTAAGGCGCTGAAGAAGGTGGTGGAAGAGCTGCATTATTCACGCCTGCCGGTATATAAAGGCAACCTGGATACTATTGAAGGGATTGTCCATACCAAAGACCTGATCACGCACCTGAATGAACCGGATGATTTTGAATGGCAAACCCTGTTGCGGCCGCCTTATTTTGTACATGAACAAAAGTATATAGAGGACCTGCTGACTGAGTTTCAGGGCAAGCGGATCCACTTTGCGGTGGTAGTGGATGAGTTTGGCGGCACGAGCGGCATTATTACCCTGGAAGATATCCTGGAAGAGATTATTGGTGAGATCAGGGATGAATTTGATGAAGAAGAAAGCGGCAATAAGAAGATTGATGACGCCACGTATATTTTTGAAGGTCGCACAATGATCCATGATGTTTGCCGTATTATGAACCTGCCTGCAGATACGTTTGAACAGGTAAAAGGCGACAGCGATTCCCTGGCGGGATTG